From a region of the Candida albicans SC5314 chromosome 1, complete sequence genome:
- a CDS encoding uncharacterized protein (Ortholog(s) have eukaryotic initiation factor 4G binding, mRNA binding activity and role in cytoplasmic mRNA processing body assembly, negative regulation of translational initiation, stress granule assembly) — MSQYIGKTISLISNKGLRYVGLLENINADDATVALKSVRLFGTEGRMAAMGQPNLEVPPGVDVYDYVVFRGSDVKDLSVLDTPIDEVKPNIYRPPQQQQQQGATTGQYYSGPTSTSSQNGTPQTQTQAPATTSTTTASQSYGQTSSSAPTQASPAQAVPAQPVQTSAPEASTSCQQPTKTVKEEQATKTVADDQPADAQPGSAPQPTATNPSSNQSQQQQQQPRKGSKVEIPTEEFDFEQANAKFSKELEQERELEHAGYNKSSSFFDNISSSTDERTNMRWHEERNLNMDTFGEASLQRGRGRGRGRGGRGNWRGRGNYRGRGGNWRGGNSNRGRNSDYNTKPEWA, encoded by the coding sequence ATGTCACAATACATCGGGAAGACAATTTCTCTTATTTCTAATAAGGGGCTTCGTTATGTTGGTCTTTTAGAGAACATCAATGCAGATGATGCAACCGTTGCTTTGAAGTCAGTGAGATTATTCGGTACTGAAGGTCGTATGGCAGCAATGGGTCAACCTAATTTGGAAGTTCCTCCTGGTGTTGATGTATATGACTATGTTGTGTTTAGAGGTTCAGACGTTAAAGACTTGTCTGTTTTGGATACTCCTATTGATGAAGTTAAACCAAACATTTATCGCCCtccacaacaacagcaacaacaggGAGCAACCACTGGTCAATACTATTCTGGTCCTACATCTACATCTTCTCAGAATGGTACTCCTCAAACCCAAACTCAAGCTCCTGccacaacatcaacaacaactgccTCTCAATCTTATGGGCAAACTAGTTCAAGTGCTCCAACTCAAGCTTCTCCAGCTCAAGCAGTACCAGCTCAACCAGTCCAAACTTCTGCCCCAGAAGCTTCCACTTCATGTCAACAGCCTACTAAAACTGTAAAAGAAGAACAGGCAACCAAGACTGTCGCTGATGATCAACCGGCTGATGCTCAACCAGGATCAGCTCCACAACCAACAGCCACTAACCCATCTTCCAATCAGctgcaacagcaacaacagcaaccaAGAAAGGGATCAAAGGTGGAGATTCCAACCGaggaatttgattttgaacaAGCGAATGCCAAATTTTCCAAGGAATTAGAACAAGAACGTGAACTAGAACACGCTGGATATAACAAAAGCTCAtcattttttgataatatcTCCTCATCAACTGATGAAAGAACAAATATGAGATGGcatgaagaaagaaatttgaATATGGATACTTTTGGTGAAGCTTCATTGCAAAGAGGTAGAGGTAGAGGAAGAGGCAGAGGCGGAAGAGGTAATTGGAGAGGCAGAGGTAATTATCGTGGTAGAGGTGGTAACTGGAGAGGTGGTAATAGCAACCGAGGAAGAAACAGCGATTACAATACTAAACCAGAATGGGCGTAA
- a CDS encoding uncharacterized protein (Ortholog(s) have transcription factor activity, RNA polymerase II transcription factor binding, transcription factor activity, core RNA polymerase II binding activity) produces the protein MSDPLADYTNLSHDEIDPSSANAAESEQAEPEQQVSEHYEPQPEELTYENDENVLNSIKVQKITDAEAIGEVVRKKVIRDSRPQGYQQDDFNDNSNVTLGSRPGHQQTDEIDISSMDPQQRKRFELEERMSAAIKPSNKRRRKADEDDLERMQDDKIDYLKDQMIKAANSDVEKNSQGQIATEKLKLLKEVSDILARADLAIPILDNNLLEAVRLWLEPLPDASMPAYQIQKELIHALETLPIKTDHLVASGIGKVLVFYQRSKRTEPSLKKIVDRLIGDWTRPILNKSDSYKDRTVQFHEYNRNKFTNKLSRGVKKREAKTLYEENAERRKRAAIPSTRTTAYKIAPQVDKSLLMRQQSRHASNDERFKRINSKLTSMSVKRKAAKKGGPSIEGRDLAM, from the coding sequence ATGAGTGACCCATTAGCAGATTATACCAATTTGTCTCATGACGAGATTGATCCTTCATCAGCAAATGCTGCTGAGTCTGAACAAGCAGAACCAGAACAACAAGTATCAGAGCACTACGAACCTCAACCAGAAGAACTCACATATGAAAATGACGAAAATGTGCTTAATTCCATAAAGGTCCAAAAAATCACCGATGCGGAAGCAATAGGGGAAGTTGTGCGTAAGAAAGTGATTAGGGATTCCAGACCACAGGGATACCAACAAGACGATTTTAATGACAACAGTAATGTGACATTAGGCTCTCGACCAGGACACCAACAAACCGATGAAATCGATATTTCTAGTATGGACCCacaacaaagaaagagatttgaattggaagaaaGAATGAGTGCTGCCATAAAACCATCgaataaaagaagaagaaaggcCGATGAAGATGACCTTGAAAGAATGCAagatgataaaattgattatttaaagGATCAAATGATTAAAGCTGCCAATTCTGATGTTGAAAAGAATTCTCAAGGTCAAATTGCtactgaaaaattgaaattattgaaagaagTGAGCGATATTTTGGCAAGAGCAGATTTAGCCATACCTATTttagataataatttattggaAGCAGTAAGATTATGGTTGGAACCATTACCAGATGCTTCGATGCCAGCATACCAAatacaaaaagaattgatcCATGCATTGGAAACGTTGCCAATAAAGACCGATCACTTGGTTGCCTCGGGTATTGGAAAAGTATTAGTGTTTTACCAACGTTCTAAAAGAACTGAACCtctgttgaagaaaattgtCGATAGATTAATTGGTGATTGGACAAGACCCATTTTGAACAAATCTGACTCATACAAAGACAGAACTGTTCAATTTCATGAATATAATAGAAACAAGTTTACTAATAAATTGTCAAGAGGtgttaaaaaaagagaagCTAAAACCTTATATGAAGAAAATGCTGAAAGAAGGAAGAGGGCGGCTATTCCAAGTACAAGAACTACGGCTTATAAAATTGCTCCTCAAGTTGACAAGAGTTTGTTGATGAGACAACAATCTAGACATGCAAGCAATGATGAAAGATTTAAGAGAATTAATCTGAAATTGACGTCAATGTCTGTGAAAAGAAAGGCAGCCAAAAAGGGTGGTCCATCGATTGAAGGTAGAGATTTGGCAATGTAA
- the ANT1 gene encoding Ant1p (Peroxisomal adenine nucleotide transporter; role in beta-oxidation of medium-chain fatty acid and peroxisome proliferation; rat catheter biofilm induced) has protein sequence MSLSPIEKAASGALASAIANTLVYPLDLSKVLIQTQVKKNKPKSGSNGIPTPPSESDLEDSVYKQKVDEDNGLKYKNTIDVLTQIYKKKGILGWYHGLFSTVVGTAAQNFSYFYWYTIVKRVYANLYKHIPNHKPGTFTELFLGALAAAISQCFTMPIGVITTQQQTDKSHKNLFQLIQDILDQDGISGLWRGLRVSMVLCINPSITYGSYERLKQVLYGDKQFLKPLESFSLGVLAKSLATIATQPLIVSKAMIQKKSSPKKNNKATDKNTEEDDEEDIKFDHFTDALAYLWRTEKFRGLYKGIAPQLLKGVFVQGLLFTFKDQLDILFLFLLSLIKNRSVLKK, from the coding sequence ATGTCACTTTCACCAATAGAAAAAGCAGCCTCTGGGGCTTTGGCATCAGCTATTGCCAATACATTGGTTTATCCATTAGATTTGAGTAAAGTTTTAATTCAAACTCAAgtcaagaaaaacaaaccCAAAAGTGGTTCTAATGGGATCCCTACCCCGCCTTCGGAATCGGATTTAGAAGATTCTgtttataaacaaaaagtgGATGAAGATAACGgattaaaatataaaaacaCCATTGATGTTTTAACTCAGATTTATAAAAAGAAGGGGATCTTGGGATGGTATCATGGATTGTTTTCTACCGTTGTTGGTACTGCCGCACAAAACTTTTCCTACTTTTACTGGTACACTATAGTCAAAAGAGTGTATGCCAACTTATACAAACACATACCTAACCATAAACCAGGAACTTTTACCGAGTTATTCCTTGGTGCCTTGGCTGCTGCAATTTCTCAATGTTTCACTATGCCAATTGGGGTAATAACCacccaacaacaaaccGATAAGAGTCATAAAAActtgtttcaattgattcaagaTATTTTGGATCAAGATGGTATTAGCGGGTTATGGAGAGGATTGAGGGTCTCTATGGTCTTATGTATCAACCCATCAATCACCTATGGGTCCTACGAACGTTTGAAACAAGTACTTTACGGTgacaaacaatttttaaaaccaCTCGAGTCATTTTCCTTGGGTGTTTTGGCTAAATCATTAGCCACCATTGCCACTCAGCcattaattgtttcaaagGCAATGATCCAAAAGAAATCATCGCCTAAGAAGAACAATAAGGCAACAGATAAAAACacagaagaagatgatgaagaggatattaaatttgatcatTTCACCGATGCCTTAGCATACTTGTGGCGTACCGAAAAGTTCCGTGGATTATACAAAGGTATTGCTCcacaattattgaaagGGGTGTTTGTTCAAGGTTTGTTATTTACATTTAAGGATCAATTAGacatattatttttgtttttgttgtccTTGATTAAGAATAGATCTGTTCTcaagaaataa
- a CDS encoding uncharacterized protein (Ortholog of C. dubliniensis CD36 : Cd36_06210, Candida tropicalis MYA-3404 : CTRG_04227 and Candida albicans WO-1 : CAWG_00750), which yields MGSDVYKLDKSADYLIPDTSIIAINSHLIKPIYKKEIKNLKQLKLITYTLPVLSRYKQTAFNNQSLFSDEMKSCYEIMELCAVQIVTQIGAIINHTWKYGENASHVAEQFVFLFDSIFRGDLPLVSKLTNQQIRYFLLESFNDLYLHQQIQLIVYSIFLGLDKIELRNSIIEMLELKYGYEIPGHLFVVAVSSLGLQLYRNELERNHEHKIQKLNKVFRWKKIAKAQSKETRR from the coding sequence atgGGGTCAGACGTTTACAAATTAGACAAACTGGCTGATTATTTAATTCCAGATACGTCAATAATTGCCATTAATTCACATCTAATCAAACCTATATAtaagaaagaaatcaaaaatctAAAACAGTTAAAACTAATAACTTATACATTGCCTGTGTTGTCACGTTACAAACAAACAGCCTTTAATAATCAAAGTTTGTTTAGTGATGAGATGAAAAGTTGTTATGAAATCATGGAGCTTTGTGCGGTACAAATAGTCACCCAAATAGGTGCAATTATCAATCATACTTGGAAATACGGAGAGAATGCATCTCATGTTGCTGAACAATTTgtgtttttgtttgattcaatatttCGTGGTGATTTGCCTTtagtttcaaaattgacaaatcaacaaattcgATATTTTTTACTTGAAAGctttaatgatttatatttacaTCAACAAATCCAACTAATTGTTTATAGTATATTTCTTGGCCtagataaaattgaattaagaAATAGCATTATTGAAATGCTTGAACTTAAATATGGATATGAGATTCCTGGgcatttgtttgttgttgcagtTTCCAGTCTAGGATTACAACTTTATCGAAATGAATTAGAAAGAAATCATGAACATAAGATACAAAAGTTGAATAAAGTTTTCCGATGGAAAAAAATAGCTAAGGCACAAAGCAAGGAGACCCGAAGGTAG
- the RPS23A gene encoding 40S ribosomal protein uS12 (Putative ribosomal protein; repressed upon phagocytosis by murine macrophage; Spider biofilm repressed): MGKGKPRGLNSARKLRVHRRNNRWADQAYKARLLGTAFKSSPFGGSSHAKGIVLEKIGIESKQPNSAIRKCVRVQLIKNGKKVTAFVPNDGCLNFVDENDEVLLAGFGRRGKAKGDIPGVRFKVVKVSGVSLLALWKEKKEKPRS; encoded by the coding sequence ATGGGTAAAGGTAAACCAAGAGGGCTTAACTCTGCTAGAAAATTAAGAGTTCACAGAAGAAACAACAGATGGGCTGATCAAGCTTATAAAGCTAGATTATTAGGTACCGCTTTCAAATCTTCTCCATTTGGTGGTTCATCTCACGCCAAAGGTATCgttttggaaaaaattggtATTGAATCTAAACAACCAAACTCTGCTATCAGAAAATGTGTCAGAGTccaattaatcaaaaacGGTAAGAAAGTCACTGCTTTCGTTCCAAACGATGGTTGTTTGAACTTTGTTGACGAAAATGACGAAGTCTTGTTGGCTGGTTTCGGTAGAAGAGGTAAAGCTAAGGGGGATATTCCAGGGGTTAGATTCAAGGTTGTTAAAGTTTCCGGTGTCTCTTTATTAGCTTTatggaaagaaaagaaagaaaagccAAGATCATAG
- the HAK1 gene encoding Hak1p (Putative potassium transporter; similar to Schwanniomyces occidentalis Hak1p; amphotericin B induced; induced upon phagocytosis by macrophage; Hap43-repressed; rat catheter biofilm repressed), which produces MVESSASIRKSQDSANDNNSEIDQTELRYFTEVDIDEQPSSNTFDEEEDDEEDISSSANSAIEEEKGVSNKQSWRKVLMLCFSSLGSIYGDLGTSPLYVLNSIKYSSYPPNKEDIYGAVSIIFYIFTIIVIFKYVLIVLFIGVNCNHGGQVAIFAKIARHLGIGPRGVSLPGAPEASDMQLLTRQDTTTSSIKSTQTRVEKIKENPILLSFLQYFILGACFLGSALVMSDGLLTPTTSVLSAIGGIQVAVPSFSNVLAVSEVILIVLFVAQQFGASKLSFTFAPIIFIWMIGLILCGTYNIAKYNPGIFAALSPYYAIKLLKSGSIDVFSGAMLSITGTEALFSDVSVVGRLPIQLTMGFFVYPALMLCYLGQGAYLSSHPEAYSNPFFLSIPGGQGIYWTMFVLATLATIIASQALILSVFSISSQLINLDCFPKLKIVHLSSHQSGEVYIPVMNWLLMIGVICTTAGFKNSNNVTAAYGLGISMDFLVTSSLIIICLFYVYNANIIWPLLFLLIFVPLEVCMVVANLRKVPHGAWFPLLMAGIFFSFLCLWRWARSKKVDQEYEQRIKIGDLFPFFAAKSITVDLNHNEVSPNYSLQEQQQQQVSPYSKEDVVTKFGTVPLSRHPGLGFMYVDSIMTNSPNTLPQLYGKLITSFASIPSEFVFVGIRVLSIPYVNSDERILLAPMKIPGHYKCILRFGFMENVQIDKELSSKIMARIPGLSVLTPEQLHNHPIIHFFENDLIRCHQYHSGKRNYFKKFGHLIRKTIINHIYSPLYSLTQDKGGFLWYDNEKEESEKKLFIGGISRI; this is translated from the coding sequence ATGGTGGAATCATCTGCATCAATTAGGAAATCACAGGATTCAgctaatgataataattcagAAATTGATCAGACTGAATTACGGTACTTTACTGAAGTTGATATCGATGAACAACCAAGTAGCAACActtttgatgaagaagaagacgacgaagaagatatttcttcttctgcaAACTCAGccattgaagaagaaaaaggtGTTTCCAACAAACAATCATGGAGGAAAGTTTTAATGCTTTGTTTTCTGTCATTGGGGTCAATTTATGGTGATCTTGGTACTTCCCCATTATATGTTCtcaattcaatcaaatattcTTCTTACCCACCCAATAAAGAAGACATTTATGGTGCTGTCTCTATCATTTTCTACATTTTTACCATTATTGTTATATTCAAATATGTGctaattgttttgtttatcGGAGTTAATTGTAATCATGGTGGACAAGTTGCCATATTTGCCAAGATTGCTCGACACTTGGGTATTGGTCCTAGAGGGGTTAGCTTGCCAGGGGCACCTGAAGCTTCTGACATGCAATTATTAACCAGACAAGACACCACTACATCTTCAATCAAATCTACTCAAACACgagttgaaaaaataaaagaaaacccCATAttgctttcttttcttcagTATTTTATATTAGGGGCTTGTTTCCTTGGTAGTGCCTTGGTCATGTCAGATGGATTATTGACTCCAACCACTTCTGTATTAAGTGCAATCGGTGGGATTCAAGTTGCTGTTCCCTCTTTTTCTAATGTTTTGGCAGTTTCAGAAGTTATccttattgttttgtttgttgcCCAACAGTTTGGTGCCAGTAAACTTTCATTTACATTTGCCccaattatatttatttggaTGATTGGTTTGATTCTTTGTGGGACTTATAATATTGCCAAATACAATCCTGGTATTTTTGCAGCATTGTCACCTTATTATGCTATCAAGCTTTTGAAATCTGGTTCAATTGATGTTTTCTCGGGGGCAATGTTGTCCATCACGGGTACTGAGGCCCTCTTCAGCGATGTTTCGGTAGTTGGTAGACTCCCCATACAATTGACTATGggattttttgtttatccAGCATTAATGTTATGTTATCTTGGACAAGGTGCATACTTACTGAGTCACCCAGAAGCATATTCAAATCCATTTTTCCTTTCAATACCTGGTGGTCAAGGTATATATTGGACCATGTTTGTTTTGGCTACTCTTGCCACAATTATTGCTTCACAAGCATTGATATTGCTGgttttttctatttcttcaCAATTGATAAACTTGGATTGTTTCcctaaattgaaaattgtgCATCTTTCTTCTCATCAAAGTGGCGAGGTTTACATTCCAGTAATGAATTGGTTGTTAATGATTGGGGTGATTTGCACTACGGCTGGGTTCAAAAACAGTAATAATGTCACAGCAGCTTATGGGTTAGGAATTTCAATGGATTTTCTTGTTACTTCActgttgataataatttgcTTATTTTATGTCTACAACGCAAACATTATTTGGCCATTATTATTCCTATTGATTTTCGTTCCCTTGGAAGTTTGTATGGTGGTTGCTAACTTGAGAAAAGTACCACATGGTGCTTGGTTCCCACTTTTGATGGCAGGTATATTCTTCTCATTCTTGTGTCTTTGGCGTTGGGCCAGATCCAAAAAAGTCGATCAAGAATACGAacaaagaatcaaaattggTGATTTGTTCCCATTCTTTGCCGCAAAGTCCATAACTGTTGATCTTAATCATAATGAGGTTTCGCCAAATTATTCATTgcaagaacaacaacaacaacaagtcCTGCCATATTCTAAAGAAGATGTTGTCACCAAATTTGGTACCGTTCCATTATCTAGACATCCCGGACTAGGATTCATGTATGTCGATTCCATAATGACCAATTCGCCCAACACTTTGCCTCAACTATATGGAAAGTTGATTACTTCATTTGCATCTATACCTTCTGAATTTGTGTTTGTGGGGATTCGAGTATTATCTATTCCATATGTGAATTCTGATGAAAGAATATTATTGGCACCAATGAAAATTCCTGGTCATTATAAATGTATATTAAGATTTGGATTTATGGAAAATgttcaaattgataaagaatTAAGTTCTAAAATAATGGCAAGAATTCCTGGATTAAGTGTTTTAACTCCTGAACAATTACATAATCATCcaattattcattttttcgaaaatgatttaattagatgtcatcaatatcattctggtaaaagaaattatttcaaaaaatttggtCATTTGATAAGAAAAACTATTATTAATCATATATATAGTCCCTTATATTCTTTGACTCAAGATAAAGGAGGGTTTCTTTGgtatgataatgaaaaagaggaaagtgaaaagaaattatttattggtgGTATTTCTAGAATATAa
- a CDS encoding uncharacterized protein (Putative protein of unknown function; Hap43p-repressed gene) — protein MSKQTTHIHKLIADYLKENNYLETLKQFENEHGNPIPATKLLDESLSDIINDRIQYNTLLDDNKTNEGVINVNDELAPELKVIITQQFSNWITPFPHQPSKLIDIDGLVISSCHDKKNELIYLSSNDCKVYVIKQKQIIHTLKMPVVIKKILTIGNSDKMVLVGMNGILYLRERGTLEEIDQFQAHKRLIVDAKSITFQNRNYLITLGWDFHLRLILLNENNTDQNEVQRFEILSELKLKQQGSCLDVTVYQDQLVIILGKTENTLLDVITMSGKDSRELTLVHKISLNDAEFTAAGFSPRCLMIENSGHVPLIAVGTSHEPYMRLIIVPLQDLANEPSIKRNQIIKNLNTMSPQDRYSQPIIAWRLQKSDNNKASGVWVMGDDGTIRGIDIVEDQVIVELKDGHQGKIKDFITFIDEDSVEKLITSGIDREIVTWR, from the coding sequence ATGTCGAAACAAACAACCCATATACATAAGTTAATTGCTGATTATCTTAAGGAGAACAACTACTTAGAGActttaaaacaatttgaaaatgaacaTGGAAATCCTATCCCTGCCACTAAATTGTTAGATGAATCATTATCAGATATAATCAATGATCGAATTCAATACAACACTCTTTTGGACGATAATAAGACAAATGAAGGAGTCATTAATGTAAATGATGAGTTAGCACCGGAATTAAAAGTGATTATCACTCAacagttttcaaattggatCACACCATTTCCTCATCAGCCTagtaaattgattgatattgatggGTTAGTGATCAGTTCTTGCCATGATAAGAAAAATGAGTTGATATATTTGAGTAGCAATGATTGTAAAGTCTATGTTATTaaacagaaacaaattattcacACTTTGAAAATGCCAGTGGTTATTAAAAAGATATTGACTATTGGTAATAGCGATAAAATGGTGTTAGTGGGAATGAATGgaattttatatttaagAGAAAGAGGTACActagaagaaattgatcaattccAAGCACACAAAAGGTTAATTGTTGATGCCAAATCTATCACTTTTCAAAATCGCAACTACTTGATTACATTAGGCTGGGATTTCCATCTTCGATTGATTTTGCtaaatgaaaacaatacTGATCAAAATGAGGTTCAGagatttgaaatattatctgaattgaaattaaaacaacAGGGGTCATGCTTAGACGTGACAGTGTATCAAGATCAATTGGTGATTATATTAGGTAAAACAGAAAACACATTATTGGATGTTATCACAATGAGTGGAAAAGATTCCCGTGAGTTGACATTAGTTCATAAGATTTCCCTCAATGACGCTGAATTCACCGCAGCAGGATTTTCACCAAGGTGTTTAATGATTGAAAACTCCGGACATGTACCATTAATTGCCGTGGGCACGTCCCACGAACCATATATGCGTTTAATTATTGTTCCCTTGCAAGATCTTGCCAATGAACCTTCCatcaaaagaaatcaaatcataaagaatttgaataCCATGTCTCCCCAAGACAGATACTCGCAACCCATAATAGCATGGAGACTACAAAAATCGGATAATAACAAAGCAAGTGGAGTATGGGTGATGGGTGATGATGGGACAATTAGAGGTATTGATATAGTTGAAGATCAAGTTATAGTTGAGCTCAAAGACGGTCACCAAGGTAAAATAAAAGATTTTATTACTTTTATTGACGAGGATTCAGTGGAGAAGTTGATAACAAGTGGTATAGATAGGGAGATAGTAACGTGGAGATGA